The Bubalus bubalis isolate 160015118507 breed Murrah chromosome 8, NDDB_SH_1, whole genome shotgun sequence sequence AAAAGTCTTAGATGTAAGTCAATTAAATAACAGCTACAGTAACAGCAACAAGAAAGATAAGGACAATACTAAAAGAGAGGGCAAAGTCTTGGTATTTGCATATCcagctcaaattaaaaaaaaaaaaggtttaaaattaaaaagattcatTCTGGACTTGGAGGTGTCTGTTGGTAGAGACCTAGAGCTGGCTGTCGTAAAAGGTGACTAGACATGGACAAAGGCAGAGCTTGGAGGAAACACGTGATGGATTTGAGGATCAAGGGACAGGTAGGGATGCATGAAAACTATGAGAAGCATGGCTAAGGCAGATTCACAGCCTACGGATGGGTCCTCGGTCCATTTCTCCAGACAAGTGCCTCCTCATGCTTCATGCCTCTTTGCCTGGCTTTTCTCAGAAATCAGTGACCGTCTGCTCCCCTGATTGCCTTTTTATGATGTCTTCTGAGCCATCTTTCAATTTTGTTATTAGATGAAATCATGGGAAAACACAGTCTTATAATAATGACTAAATCTCATTGTCTCCCAAAAGTGTCCCTTCTGGATTGCTGTAATGCTATAGGTCCAAACCATAGCATGATACAATGAAAAACTGCTCACAGATGAGACAAACCTGGACTGGAGCCCCAGCTCTGTCACATAACAGTGTTTGATCATGAGCATAATTTGATCCattcatcagtccttctaatcaTCCCACCATCAATTAGTTAATCAGCTATCCATCCATCAATTTCATCAACAAAAGATTTTAGAGTAGCTAAGTTACTTAAATCCTCTCTCAATTTCTGTATCTGTAAAGTGAGATGATATCTATTTCATTGTGTTATTCAGTTGATTTTTTGAAAATCTATGAGACATGCCAAATCCAGTACCTAACATTTAGTAGGCTTTCAATAAACGTTAGTGCATTTTCTCCTCTGCCATTCTCCCACCCCAGACTATCtatacaaaacaaacacacacactcccatcTTACACTGTGACCATGACTTACTTGTCTCATTCCCCAATTTCCCAACTTGTACCTAAAATTCTCAGGGACAAAACTATATCTCACACACTGGCTGCCCTATAGTGTGGGACTGTGCCCATAGTTCAGCAAGACTTTTGGTTTGATTTGACTCACATAGAGAGAGCTATCGTTATTTttgcagctctctctctctccctccctctccctctctctctcttcttttgaggATTTGGTCAATATATCCAGGTGTTTTGGGAGAATCAACCATCAGTCATAGGATGCAAGATCCCTGGGTGACTGGGGAGGAGggtatttaaattcttttcaagGACCCACtgacatttctattttattgactcaGTGGATCTGACCAGTTCTGCTGAAGCATGAGTTATGCTCTGATCCTCACCCAGCTCCAAGCCAGCCCCAGGGAAACTGCCAAGGAAGGCAAACCTGAGAGGCAGCAGTAAATACTCCTCCCGTGAATGTTCCTGCGAGACACAGACTGCCGGGCCAGGACAGAGGCTGAGCCTGTGGCACTCCAGATGGTAAGGCTCTAGACCTGTTCCCATCACCCCTTGCAAATGCCCTGCACCAGCTCTTTTACCTGCTGCAAAGGGGGACACATGCAGGGCAGGTGtgtcttttctccttggctttttcTGTTCCAGGTCAGTGTTATGAAGAACTGGACTCATTTTGCCCTTTGGTTGTATGTCTTGGACATCGTATCTTGTAATTAAATGTTCTGAAAGGACGTCTGCATAGTTAGGAGAACAGAGGGAGAAACAGGGTGAAACACATATGTCTCAGAACACAAGGACAGTGTGTCCATATTTGCACATGCATCTGGTGATGTGCAAACATCTAATAATCAACTTTTCAAATATCTTAATaaaagcaggttctttatcataaGAATTCATATCTATGGAGGCTATACGAGATAACATGCTTTATACAAAGGGTTTTTACATGACTGATTTCATTTTAGCCTCACAAAACCATGAGGTTTTTTAATACTACCACTGTTACTTTGCTGAAGAAAGTGAGGCAAAGATGTGCTGGAGGAATTGAGCTGAGTTTTGTCTGCTGCTGAAGCCTACCCTTGCTAGAACGATGGGGCATTTGCTGTTGCATAAGCTACGTGCTACTATGTTCTTCACTGGCTTAACTAGTTCTCTGCTTCCACCACCTGCCTCTGCTCCCCTCTTCTACACGTGAACGTTCTCTCCATTATGCACAAACTCTCTAAAAACAGCCTCCTCTAGAAAACCAGTCTACAGTTCATAGCCCAAACTGAGCTCCCAGGGTCCTTATCTGAGGCCCTCCTTTATGATGTTATCTCTTACTGCATATTTCAGCTGCTTATGTGTTTCTCTTATCTCCgttttataaaatggaaagtttCTTTCCAGAAAGGAAAAGTTCTATTTCTTTTGTCTCCCTAAGAGTAGGTTGTGAATAGAGAGGACATTAAATAAATGGCCTGGAAGGAAGGGGTAGAGGAAATAAGACAAAACTTTTGGAAACAAGAGAGTGTCACAAGTCACATGCATGGTTGTTACAGAGACTCATTAGCTGTTCCCAAGACTGTTTTGTTCTGCTCCTGGCTCAGACCTGGGCTGCATttctcagcctcccttgcagtCAGGTGAGGAAGTGACTGAAGGAAGTGTGTGCGTCTGCCAACCctccattctgtctgccctggGTCTGCTGGATGCCCCTTATGGTGACTTTAGAAGCCAAGTGCTGATGGTGTTCATTGTCTTGAGTTCCTGAATGACTGTTTGGAGCAAAGCCTGCTTCTCCACTCCCCCCAGCTTCCACTGATGAGAGAAAAGTAAACTTGTATTCTGTTATTCActcatattttagaatttatgtGTTATAGTGACCCTCCTTAGAGTAACTAAGATAAACACAGAGACTGTACTAATGATTGAAAAATATCGAActatttaagggggaaaaaaaaatgtaagatccATGTGATCTAGAAGCCAGTAGTTCCCTTTTACAGACATGCAAACTGACCTCATTGTCCATTACCTGGTATGAAAGGTGGAACATGCAGGGCTGGTGTGTCTTTTCTCCTTGGTTTTTTCTGGTCTGACTCAACATTCAGGGTAACTTGTACATTTTTCCCCTTTATAGGCTTCTTTTTGAGATCACAATCCTTAATAAACTGGTCTGAAAGATCATCTGATTTTGacaagatacaaagaaaaaaaaaagaatatgacatGAGCAAAGGTTCAGTCACAGACTGGTTGGTTTATAGTTAAATCTGATGGAAGGGAGGAATCTTTtgatctgaaaaagaaaagcatttattgatTGTGGCCTCTTCTATGGAGGACTTTGCATGCACAGATATATGCAATAAAAGGGAAAAGTAGAATTTTGTAAAACTCCAAATGAAGGGAACTCAAATGGGATGGATAATCAGGGCAAAGAGGAACTTTAAAATACACTTAAGCAAGCCACAGAGTGGATTTAAGTTACATTTCAGATTGGGAAACAGATTCTCTGTGCCAGAATGCTCCTCCTGGATTTTCTTTACTCAAGCCTTGCTCTCTTTGGAAGGCCCAAGGGCCCGTAGGGAGCCTTATTCTCTCTTTGGTCTTACAGCAAGGTTCTGTCTATTCCTCACAGCTTTCATTTCTACGGCTGGTCAAGTCACACCAATGATTAAGGCTTGCACTTCAGCACTGGTCTTTACACTGCCCCCTGGCTTTACAATTCCCCTATTTACTTATCCGAACCCAGGCCTTCTTATCTTCTTATTCATCTCCTTACACTCCCCACTCCCCAGCGTTACCTCACCAGAGCCTTTGAAGTCTGGATTCGGCATCAGGCCCGTCAGATGTCATTGTATACAGTTAATTCCATCTGATACCCCCGTTGCCCATTAAGGTATTTTCTCTGCTCTGTCTTACTCCTCTGTGCTTTGGTTTCTGTGGCTGTGCTTTGAGCTCCTCTGTCATTGTTTTAGCACTTCATTCCCTAATGATCTATCTCCTGAGCTGGATAGAGCCTTCTTGGAGGTTAAAGGTTATACATCCTTTCGATAATTTTATTCTTAGTTGTGTTCCCCACCAATAAATGCATGTTGAAACAATGATTAGGTGGAGTTAGACTGATATGAGTTAAAATTTTGACTCTGTTTCTTGTTAGTTCTGAGAACTTGgcaagaatttccttttttttttttttgtggcaggGGAGTCTTAATACTTAGGAACTTTAATATTCTCTCAACTTGTAAGATGgggataatattaaataaatgcttgtgtgtgtgtgagagagagacaaagacagagagaatTAAATTTGTTGATGATGGTAAGTCATTTGATACATTTGATATatttcaaatacttaaaaaatgcTCACTCTGGCCAATGCTAACCCCCAATACTTTCCCAAAGGCTCAGAGGAAAGCCCAGGcctctcaccccaccccatctTTATCTTACCTCACTAATTCTAGTCCTGCATGtcctttctcattttataaatatccaCAGCATTTTTACTCATGTAACACCTTTAAAGGATAATCTAGTTATTATTTATGCATATGTTTTCCCTGCCCTCTTTGATGACAGGTGTCTTGTGTTTTATCTCCTTAGTAACAAtgaatagatatttgttgaatgtatgcttgaatgaatgaactcaaatatattttgtgtAAAGAGCTCTTCTGTTAGGATTCTAAGAAGCTGCAAAACAATGAAACTATCTGTTTTCTCTGGAAACTCACTATCACCTGGATATTGCCTGGCTAGATCTATAATTATGAATTAAGTTGGGGAAATTTAGGGAATAATTGGATCTTTTcaacccctcttccctccctcccttcctcttatctgtcttttcttgctttctctttctttttttaatgaaaacattcaGGTGAGCATCTTTAAAACGTGGAGGATTAAATGTGCCAGACATTTTCACTTTAGTTTTATGGGTCTAGACATAGCctgtgtcattcattcatttatttattcaacgaATGTTGATTAAGCTCCTACTATATATGCCAGACATTGAGCTAGGACTAAAACTAGAAGTAAAACATACTTTGTTTCCAAGTTACTTATGGTCTATTGGACATTATATCTGGATGACTCTTTGTTTTAGAAAACccaaggtggctcagcagtaaagaatccatgtgcaatgcagaTACCTCAGGcaacaagggttcgatccctgtgttgggaagatcccctggaggaggaaatggcaacccactccagtattcttgcctgggaaatcccatggacagaggagcctggcgggctgcagtcaatccatagggtcgcaaagagtcggacacaacggggtgactgagcacacacaaatatatgtgaGGAACGTATCACCAGACATATTTAGTAACCATACATCATTATGCCTGCACCATCAAAAGATCATAATACATAACCAAAAATGAAATAGCATCATTCTGTAGCCAATAgtaataaatatttccttctaCCTAGGagattttaataatttcatcCAATCATTTCAATTTAATAAACACTTATTTAAATTGTACTATGTGTAAGGCATTGGCCTGTATGATTTTAAGTTTCTGTGCACACAGGAAAGGAGATGAAAGGGGGACTTTACTGAGTGCTACTTATCAACTTGGTGATTTCACCTCATTTTCATGTGTGGGATAGACCAGTACCTTCTCCTATTCGTCAATGCCTGTGTTTTACTAGCTGTTAAATACTCTCACCATTCTAAATAAGTTATCTCATTTAGTTCTTATATCATGCCCACAAGGAAAGGTATTTTTAGCCATAATTTGTAATGAGGAAACAGGTTTAGAAGGCCAGCTAAAAGGCTAAAGATTCCACTGTTGGTAGGTTATGGCAACAGGGTTAAAACCAGGTTCTAGAGACTATGTATTTCAATGCCTGGCTGAAAATGTAATTTCAAAACTTTATTACCACAGAGCACAGTTAATCTCCCCCCACATTATACATACTATAGacctttgctgaatgaatgaaagtagcTCAGAATGGGTACTGCCCAGCTGTGGGGTCTCTGGAGGTACAGGCTGGCTATGGACCAGTCACGGGTCACCATTCAACCCCAGGGTGCCACTCATGGCCCCATACAGAGAGCAAGACATTTCCTTCAGTTTTAACTTTTACTTCAAATGCATTTCCCAGATTTTTGGAGAAATCCTGAGTACAACATATTTTGATAGtaaatggggagaagggagaggtggTGGGGGGCGCGGAGTCATAACCAGGCGAGGCATAAACAAAGACTATGAATATGCAAAAGGCCCATCCATCAAAAGTCTGAGTGTCTCATTTTTAGAAATGGGTAGAGGCAGAAACGTTTCTGGTATTTTCATTACAAAGGTTATGCAGAAAGTCAGTTCTGGAAAGGAAACAGAttgacaataaagcagaaaaaggctatttaaaattctgtctTGATAGGCAAAGAgagatatttgaaatattttattggcACTGCACGTGGGGTGTAAGTGTGTCGGGAAATACTGGAAACAAGCTAGACTGCCACTCTCCATTTATGGCCTCAAAAATGCTCTGCCTGGGACTCTGTCAGACCCGAAAAAGAGGACAatgcctcttctctctttttttaaattctaatgaACTTCTCTCCAGTGCTTCAGCTAATATTTACATGACAGACCCCACAGACCCATGAGCTATTTGCCTGTCCATCTGGTGCTGGCTGTCACCAGAAATCTCAAACTATCGGGTTTCAGGGAACCTCCCTCTGACTTGCTTGCAAACTGAATGGCAGAGACGCCCCCTTTCTGATTTTCACCACTGATATTCCCACTGTAGCATTTACCTAAGTGGCCGCAGCGAGGGTCTAGCTTGTCCAGTCTGTCTTCTGAGAGCTCCAGAGGCTGCATTTGCTCAGTAGACATCATCAAAGGAGAGCAGGTGTGTGgatttcttctccagcaccacagaagTATAGAAACAAGACCATTAGTATGTCTTCTGCTTATTCACTCACTTATTAAATAagtatatttattgaacatttattgcTATGCTCTCAATTCAATCCTATTTTTAAGTCTGCTTTTTCTACTTA is a genomic window containing:
- the PPP1R17 gene encoding protein phosphatase 1 regulatory subunit 17, producing the protein MMSTEQMQPLELSEDRLDKLDPRCGHLDDLSDQFIKDCDLKKKPIKGKNVQVTLNVESDQKKPRRKDTPALHVPPFIPDVLSEHLITRYDVQDIQPKGKMSPVLHNTDLEQKKPRRKDTPALHVSPFAAGVTLLRDERPKVIMEDDEKDGDKIAI